In Streptomyces nodosus, one DNA window encodes the following:
- a CDS encoding inorganic diphosphatase, which yields MEFDVTIEIPKGSRNKYEVDHETGRIRLDRRLFTSTSYPADYGFVENTLGEDGDPLDALVILEEPTFPGCLITCRAIGMFRMTDEAGGDDKLLCVPASDPRVEHLRDIHHVSEFDRLEIQHFFEVYKDLEPGKSVEGADWVGRTDAEAEIERSYKRFKEQGGH from the coding sequence GTGGAGTTCGACGTCACGATCGAGATCCCGAAGGGGTCGCGGAACAAGTACGAGGTGGATCACGAGACCGGTCGTATCCGCCTGGACCGTCGTCTCTTCACCTCGACCAGTTACCCGGCCGACTACGGCTTCGTCGAGAACACCCTCGGCGAGGACGGCGACCCGCTGGACGCGCTGGTCATCCTGGAGGAGCCCACCTTCCCCGGCTGCCTCATCACCTGCCGCGCCATCGGCATGTTCCGCATGACGGACGAGGCCGGCGGCGACGACAAGCTGCTGTGCGTGCCGGCGTCGGACCCGCGTGTGGAGCACCTGCGGGACATCCACCACGTCTCGGAGTTCGACCGCCTGGAGATCCAGCACTTCTTCGAGGTCTACAAGGACCTGGAGCCCGGCAAGTCCGTCGAGGGCGCCGACTGGGTCGGCCGCACGGACGCGGAGGCCGAGATCGAGCGTTCCTACAAGCGCTTCAAGGAGCAGGGCGGTCACTGA
- the dacB gene encoding D-alanyl-D-alanine carboxypeptidase/D-alanyl-D-alanine endopeptidase — MVVPELRPWRAARPHLARVARAVTPRLARVAQAVRPRAQRITEVVRPHVARVTRAVRPREGRYTTPQVAAVAATVGLALAAGAATAAGPWDSTGQRTAERDRAAAWSREGGADHGSRSGAAAETPAPAPSAAPVLAGVTGRTVLTKSAPSAPSVPTLASVLDRLLDDDSLGPRRTAAVVDVATGERLYGKDQDRALTPASTTKIATAVAALSAVGPDHRFVTRAVLEPGTDKLLLVGGGDPTLTARGKGGAWADLRALADRTATALEKRRLPRVSLAYDASLFTGEDLHPIGVNENIARVTALMADEGRTDDSGSGPAARSADPAAEAARTFGALLRDRGIEVEAPDAAAKATPDAATLASVQSPPLSAVVERMLTDSDNDIAEALARHTALATGRDASFEGGAAAVHDRLGKLGLPVAGSAFHDGSGLDREDKLTANLLTALLATAGSPSHPELRAALTGLPVAGFTGTLSDRYENTAERPGIGLVRAKTGSLTGVNTLAGIVVDADGRLLAFAFLTDGSMDQTAARAALDRAAAALAGCGCR, encoded by the coding sequence GTGGTCGTGCCGGAGCTGAGGCCTTGGCGGGCCGCGAGGCCGCATCTTGCGCGGGTCGCGAGGGCCGTGACACCGCGCCTCGCACGCGTGGCCCAGGCCGTGCGACCCCGCGCGCAGCGGATCACCGAGGTGGTGAGACCACACGTCGCGCGGGTCACGCGCGCCGTGCGCCCCCGCGAGGGGAGGTACACCACCCCGCAGGTGGCTGCTGTCGCCGCCACCGTGGGCCTCGCACTCGCGGCCGGTGCCGCGACCGCCGCCGGTCCCTGGGACTCCACGGGCCAGCGTACGGCGGAGCGCGACCGGGCGGCAGCGTGGAGTCGTGAGGGTGGCGCAGATCACGGCAGCCGTTCCGGCGCGGCGGCCGAGACACCGGCACCCGCACCGAGCGCCGCGCCCGTGCTGGCCGGGGTGACCGGACGGACGGTCCTCACCAAGTCCGCACCGTCCGCACCGTCCGTGCCGACCCTGGCCTCCGTGCTCGACCGGCTCCTGGACGACGACTCCCTCGGCCCCCGGCGCACCGCCGCCGTCGTGGACGTGGCCACCGGCGAACGCCTGTACGGCAAGGACCAGGACCGGGCGTTGACCCCCGCCTCCACCACGAAGATCGCCACGGCCGTGGCCGCGCTCTCCGCGGTCGGCCCCGACCACCGTTTCGTCACCCGTGCCGTGCTGGAGCCCGGCACGGACAAGCTGCTGCTCGTCGGGGGCGGCGACCCGACCCTGACGGCCCGAGGGAAGGGGGGCGCCTGGGCGGACCTGCGCGCCCTCGCCGACCGGACCGCCACCGCGCTCGAGAAGCGCAGACTGCCCCGGGTGTCCCTCGCATACGACGCCTCCCTGTTCACCGGCGAGGACCTGCACCCCATCGGGGTCAACGAGAACATCGCGCGGGTCACCGCCCTGATGGCCGACGAGGGCCGCACGGACGACTCCGGCAGCGGACCGGCGGCCCGCAGCGCGGACCCGGCGGCCGAGGCGGCCCGGACCTTCGGCGCCCTGCTGCGCGACCGCGGTATCGAGGTCGAGGCCCCCGACGCCGCCGCGAAGGCCACGCCCGACGCGGCGACCCTGGCCTCGGTCCAGTCGCCGCCCCTGTCCGCCGTGGTCGAGCGGATGCTCACCGACAGCGACAACGACATCGCCGAGGCTCTCGCGCGGCACACCGCACTCGCGACCGGCCGGGACGCGAGCTTCGAGGGGGGCGCGGCGGCCGTCCACGACCGGCTGGGGAAGCTCGGTCTTCCGGTCGCCGGGTCCGCCTTCCACGACGGCAGCGGCCTCGACCGGGAGGACAAACTCACGGCCAACCTGCTGACGGCCCTGCTGGCGACCGCCGGCTCCCCCTCCCACCCGGAGCTCCGTGCGGCCTTGACGGGGCTGCCCGTGGCCGGTTTCACGGGCACCCTCAGCGACCGCTACGAGAACACCGCCGAGCGCCCGGGCATCGGCCTCGTCCGCGCCAAGACGGGCTCCCTCACCGGCGTCAACACGCTCGCCGGGATCGTGGTGGACGCCGACGGCCGCCTGCTGGCCTTCGCGTTCCTGACGGACGGCTCGATGGACCAGACGGCGGCCAGGGCGGCCCTCGACCGCGCGGCGGCGGCACTGGCGGGCTGCGGCTGCCGGTGA
- a CDS encoding zinc-dependent metalloprotease, giving the protein MTSIGGAEMVDWNLAVATATRLVRPGPEVSRDEARAVVAELRRHAKASEEHVRGFTRMGEGGVHDTPVLVVDRPGWVRANVAGFRAILKPLLDKMQERRGSTPGGAVIGAVGGKVTGVEVGMLLSFLSSRVLGQYETFAPAGRDLPAGENGGGRLLLVAPNIVHVERELEVRPHDFRLWVCLHEETHRTQFTAVPWLRDHLEGEIQSFLAETEIDPMTVLERVREAVQSLVGGRPEGEAEEGHSLVELVQTPAQREILSRLTAVMSLLEGHADFVMDGVGPDVVPTVSEIREKFQQRRARGASRLDLALRKLLGLDAKLRQYRDGERFVREVVEQVGMDGFNRVWTSPNTLPTKAEIAEPADWIARVHRKS; this is encoded by the coding sequence ATGACGAGCATCGGTGGTGCCGAGATGGTCGACTGGAATCTCGCGGTGGCGACTGCGACCCGGCTCGTGCGGCCGGGCCCCGAAGTGAGCCGTGACGAGGCCCGGGCCGTCGTCGCGGAGCTGCGCCGGCATGCGAAGGCCTCGGAGGAACATGTCCGGGGCTTTACTCGTATGGGCGAAGGGGGCGTGCACGACACCCCCGTCCTCGTCGTCGACCGGCCGGGCTGGGTCCGGGCGAACGTCGCCGGGTTCCGGGCGATCCTCAAACCCCTCCTGGACAAGATGCAGGAGCGGCGCGGGAGCACCCCCGGCGGAGCCGTCATCGGGGCCGTGGGCGGCAAGGTCACCGGGGTGGAGGTGGGGATGCTGCTGTCGTTCCTGTCCTCCCGGGTCCTCGGCCAGTACGAGACCTTCGCCCCCGCCGGCCGGGATCTGCCCGCCGGCGAGAACGGCGGCGGACGGCTGCTGCTGGTCGCGCCGAACATCGTGCATGTGGAGCGCGAGCTGGAGGTGCGCCCCCATGACTTCCGCCTCTGGGTCTGTCTCCACGAGGAGACGCACCGTACGCAGTTCACCGCGGTGCCCTGGCTGCGCGATCACCTGGAGGGCGAGATCCAGTCCTTCCTGGCGGAGACCGAGATCGACCCCATGACGGTCCTGGAGCGCGTCCGGGAGGCCGTCCAGTCGCTGGTCGGAGGCCGCCCCGAGGGCGAGGCGGAGGAGGGGCACTCCCTGGTGGAGCTGGTGCAGACGCCTGCCCAGCGGGAGATCCTCAGCCGGCTGACCGCGGTGATGTCCCTGCTGGAGGGGCATGCCGACTTCGTGATGGACGGGGTAGGACCGGACGTCGTCCCGACCGTCTCCGAGATCCGTGAGAAGTTCCAGCAGCGCCGCGCCCGGGGTGCCTCCCGCCTCGATCTGGCCCTGCGCAAACTGCTGGGTCTGGACGCCAAGCTCCGGCAGTACCGCGACGGCGAGCGGTTCGTGAGGGAGGTCGTCGAGCAGGTCGGCATGGACGGTTTCAACCGTGTGTGGACCTCTCCGAACACCCTTCCGACCAAGGCGGAGATCGCCGAACCGGCGGACTGGATCGCGCGGGTGCACCGCAAGTCCTGA